A window of Apium graveolens cultivar Ventura chromosome 8, ASM990537v1, whole genome shotgun sequence contains these coding sequences:
- the LOC141679491 gene encoding uncharacterized protein LOC141679491 yields MEGKEEHEGEQTKDKEFRVLYFDGASKTNSIGAGLFLQSLDGFLTEYAMKLDFPTINNEAKYEALIAGLGLAGTLKVKNLKVCGDSKLVISRVKGELKVRDETMEKYVHLGMDILGPFHMATTQSKFLIVAIDYFNKWIEAKPLAKIIAKKVAQFLWENIMCRYGIPHILVTDNETQFNNEEFRKHCEENEIELQLTSVAHPQANGQAQMANRIILDGLKKRI; encoded by the exons ATGGAGGGAAAAGAGGAGCATGAAGGAGAACAGACCAAGGACAAGGAGTTtcgggttctctattttgatggagcatcaaaaacaaattcaataGGAGCAGGGCTATTTTTACAAAGCCTCGATGGTTTCTTAActgaatatgctatgaagttagattttccAACCATAAATAATGAAGCTaagtatgaagctctgatagctggccttggcctagctggaacTTTGAAGGTCAAAAACTTGAAAGTTTGTGGAGATTCGAAACTAGTGATATCCCGAGTCAAGGGAGAGTTGAAAGTAAGAGATGAAACCATGGAGAAATATGTACATCTG GGAATGGATATTCTCGGGCCTTTCCACATGGCCACAACACAAAGTAAGTTCTTGATTGTGGCTATTGACTACTTCAataagtggatcgaagccaagcCTTTAGCCAAGATTATAGCCAAGAAAGTTGCACAATTCTtatgggaaaacatcatgtgcagATATGGAATTCCTCATATCTTGGTAACTGATAATGAaacacaattcaataatgaggaatttaGGAAGCACTgtgaggagaatgagattgagcTACAGTTGACTTCCGTAGCCCATCctcaagccaatgggcaagcacAAATGGCAAATCGGATTAttctggatggattaaagaagaggatttAA